One window of the Anguilla rostrata isolate EN2019 chromosome 13, ASM1855537v3, whole genome shotgun sequence genome contains the following:
- the LOC135237091 gene encoding olfactory receptor class A-like protein 4 isoform X1: MSDLTVEAILFGVLVFTGILGNILVIHAVFQSALESPSRRLPPSDAILANLCLANLLTSLFRTVPIFVSDLGLRVTLSPGWCRVFMLLWVWWRGVGCWVTLALSAFHCITLRRQHVAMGPLAQQRERHRVWVVLGFVWGANLVFSLPALVYTTHVHGNATVELMVISCTTRPLLGCVWEFPTVEQGAAFASTSLALNEVAPLVLMVGTNLVTLHALGKHIRAVTSNSEASGTHGELDKHVASERKAGHVIISLVSLFVVCWVLQVAAVTYYNHNGGRHAEGLLTVSHFSASLFVGFSPLVVALGHGKLRRKIYTMILRVVRVKKTQEAGSEKKVSEANDKTSKRGRTDGLKKDTVIGKGADRIIKVEEKAAK; this comes from the exons ATGTCAGACCTGACTGTCGAGGCCATTCTCTTTGGGGTCTTGGTGTTCACTGGGATTTTGGGAAATATTCTGGTCATCCATGCG gtgtttCAGTCAGCTCTGGAAAGTCCTTCTCGGCGCCTGCCCCCGTCTGACGCCATCCTGGCGAATTTGTGCCTCGCCAACCTGCTGACCTCACTCTTCCGCACGGTGCCCATCTTTGTGTCGGACCTGGGCCTGAGGGTGACCCTGTCACCGGGCTGGTGCCGCGTCTTCATGctgctgtgggtgtggtggCGCGGAGTGGGCTGCTGGGTCACCCTGGCTCTCAGCGCCTTCCACTGCATCACCCTGCGGAGGCAGCACGTTGCGATGGGCCCCCTGGCTCAGCAGCGGGAGCGGCATCGCGTTTGGGTGGTCCTGGGGTTCGTCTGGGGGGCCAACTTAGTATTCTCCCTCCCGGCGCTGGTCTACACCACACACGTTCACGGCAACGCCACGGTAGAGCTCATGGTGATCAGCTGCACCACCCGCCCTTTGCTGGGCTGCGTGTGGGAGTTCCCCACTGTGGAGCAGGGCGCGGCCTTCGCCTCCACCTCCCTGGCCTTAAACGAGGTGGCTCCTCTGGTGCTCATGGTGGGTACCAACCTGGTCACGCTTCACGCACTGGGCAAGCACATCCGTGCCGTCACGTCCAACAGCGAGGCCAGTGGGACGCACGGGGAACTGGACAAGCACGTGGCCAGCGAGCGCAAAGCCGGCCACGTGATAATATCCCTCGTCTCCCTGTTCGTGGTCTGCTGGGTGCTGCAGGTGGCAGCGGTGACGTACTACAATCACAACGGGGGTCGCCACGCGGAGGGCCTGCTGACTGTGTCCCACTTCTCTGCCTCCCTTTTTGTGGGTTTCAGCCCCTTGGTGGTGGCGTTAGGCCACGGGAAACTGAGGAGGAAAATTTACACCATGATCCTCAGGGTGGTCCGTGTGAAGAAGACTCAGGAAGCAGGTTCCGAGAAGAAAGTCTCGGAGGCTAATGACAAGACGTCGAAACGGGGAAGAACAGATGGACTTAAGAAAGACACAGTGATTGGGAAGGGAGCAGACAGAATCATAAAAGTTGAGGAAAAGGCAGCAAAATAG
- the LOC135237091 gene encoding OTU domain-containing protein 3 isoform X2, translating to MSMSRKQPGKLAQKKSDVEGKRDEQTARSALANDWKNRPQGDETGDESISLTNQLQALGLKLREVPGDGNCLFRALGDQLEGHSRGHLQLRQETVQYMQAHRLDFEPFVEDDIPFTEYLSNLSQPGTFAGNDAIVAFARRHQLRIIIHQLNTPMWEINGSDKPVAPELHIAYRYGDHYDSVRPIGDNSESPALLRIENLSHTRGQCASRQPGDRQRYRQNASPPTRSDDEDLILHRLVSQSPSGQAETSRQLGAVEGEGTEAPTVSCAALWAKSGTGTRIFGPVTSTDYSDGKPADYCTTHGTKVAGKERKEPLWLEKEKKKRQEERQRLKAQPSRAPQDQNQNQSEPVNLVPAFNKLSI from the exons ATGTCCATGTCCAGGAAGCAGCCGGGAAAGCTGGCGCAGAAGAAGAGCGATGTGGAGGGCAAGCGGGACGAGCAGACCGCTCGCAGTGCTTTGGCTAACGACTGGAAGAATCGCCCTCAGGGCGACGAAACGGGCGATGAATCCATAAGCCTCACCAATCAGCTGCAAGCCCTGGGACTCAAACTGAGGGAGGTGCCCGGAGACGG GAACTGCCTGTTCCGAGCCCTGGGGGATCAACTGGAAGGCCACTCCAGGGGACACCTGCAGCTGCGTCAGGagactgtacagtacatgcaagcTCACCGGCTGGACTTTGAGCCCTTTGTAGAGGATGATATTCCCTTCACAGAGTACT TGTCGAACCTGTCTCAGCCGGGCACCTTCGCAGGAAACGATGCGATCGTGGCGTTCGCTCGCAGACACCAGCTGCGCATCATCATCCACCAGCTCAACACGCCCATGTGGGAG ATAAATGGCTCAGATAAACCTGTGGCTCCAGAGCTTCATATTGCCTATCGCTATGGTGACCATTACGACAGCGTGCGGCCAATTGGTGACAACTCTGAGAGCCCCGCCCTTCTGCGCATTGAG AACCTGAGCCACACAAGGGGTCAGTGTGCGTCCCGGCAGCCAGGAGACAGGCAGAGGTACAGGCAGAACGCTTCCCCGCCCACCCGTTCCGATGACGAGGATTTGATCCTGCACCGGCTTGTGTCCCAGAGTCCATCTG GTCAAGCGGAGACCAGTCGGCAGCTCGGggcggtggagggggagggaactGAGGCGCCGACTGTGTCCTGCGCCGCCCTGTGGGCGAAGTCAGGAACGGGCACGCGCATCTTTGGCCCCGTCACATCAACAGACTACAGTGACGGCAAGCCTGCGGACTACTGCACCACACACGGAACTAAA GTAGCAGGTAAAGAGAGGAAGGAGCCGCTGtggctggagaaggagaagaagaagaggcaAGAGGAAAGGCAAAGACTGAAGGCCCAGCCGAGCAGGGCTCCACAggaccagaaccagaaccagtcGGAACCGGTTAATTTGGTACCGGCCTTCAACAAGCTCAGCATCTAG
- the LOC135237091 gene encoding OTU domain-containing protein 3 isoform X3, whose translation MSMSRKQPGKLAQKKSDVEGKRDEQTARSALANDWKNRPQGDETGDESISLTNQLQALGLKLREVPGDGNCLFRALGDQLEGHSRGHLQLRQETVQYMQAHRLDFEPFVEDDIPFTEYLSNLSQPGTFAGNDAIVAFARRHQLRIIIHQLNTPMWEINGSDKPVAPELHIAYRYGDHYDSVRPIGDNSESPALLRIENLSHTRGQCASRQPGDRQRYRQNASPPTRSDDEDLILHRLVSQSPSGQAETSRQLGAVEGEGTEAPTVSCAALWAKSGTGTRIFGPVTSTDYSDAGKERKEPLWLEKEKKKRQEERQRLKAQPSRAPQDQNQNQSEPVNLVPAFNKLSI comes from the exons ATGTCCATGTCCAGGAAGCAGCCGGGAAAGCTGGCGCAGAAGAAGAGCGATGTGGAGGGCAAGCGGGACGAGCAGACCGCTCGCAGTGCTTTGGCTAACGACTGGAAGAATCGCCCTCAGGGCGACGAAACGGGCGATGAATCCATAAGCCTCACCAATCAGCTGCAAGCCCTGGGACTCAAACTGAGGGAGGTGCCCGGAGACGG GAACTGCCTGTTCCGAGCCCTGGGGGATCAACTGGAAGGCCACTCCAGGGGACACCTGCAGCTGCGTCAGGagactgtacagtacatgcaagcTCACCGGCTGGACTTTGAGCCCTTTGTAGAGGATGATATTCCCTTCACAGAGTACT TGTCGAACCTGTCTCAGCCGGGCACCTTCGCAGGAAACGATGCGATCGTGGCGTTCGCTCGCAGACACCAGCTGCGCATCATCATCCACCAGCTCAACACGCCCATGTGGGAG ATAAATGGCTCAGATAAACCTGTGGCTCCAGAGCTTCATATTGCCTATCGCTATGGTGACCATTACGACAGCGTGCGGCCAATTGGTGACAACTCTGAGAGCCCCGCCCTTCTGCGCATTGAG AACCTGAGCCACACAAGGGGTCAGTGTGCGTCCCGGCAGCCAGGAGACAGGCAGAGGTACAGGCAGAACGCTTCCCCGCCCACCCGTTCCGATGACGAGGATTTGATCCTGCACCGGCTTGTGTCCCAGAGTCCATCTG GTCAAGCGGAGACCAGTCGGCAGCTCGGggcggtggagggggagggaactGAGGCGCCGACTGTGTCCTGCGCCGCCCTGTGGGCGAAGTCAGGAACGGGCACGCGCATCTTTGGCCCCGTCACATCAACAGACTACAGTGACG CAGGTAAAGAGAGGAAGGAGCCGCTGtggctggagaaggagaagaagaagaggcaAGAGGAAAGGCAAAGACTGAAGGCCCAGCCGAGCAGGGCTCCACAggaccagaaccagaaccagtcGGAACCGGTTAATTTGGTACCGGCCTTCAACAAGCTCAGCATCTAG
- the LOC135237092 gene encoding olfactory receptor class A-like protein 4, which yields MDDEMTTLEEIGMGLRVNISPTQTTFYVMLVLFGILGNGMVVGVVGESVIRDSGSGKGSDIILVNMALSNLLVSLMRNSLLVLSDLGLELYSSKEWCQLLMCTWVWLRSVNVWSTFFLSAFHLQTLRRVAPSGGHSYGPRGPSKPLLLGLGSIWAINLLYSIPAFMYSTSGDRNSTETLMLISSTTRPLLGCVWNFPSPYGGLAYATISMVIHETLPIILMSITNLGSLYTLYAHGRKRGATHVTQNAPVIRRVPAERRAAKVILALIMLFIVSWGTSIISVNYFNYNRGSSAEFLLVVARFANTAFIALSPMVLAIGHRRLRAFIRSVIVH from the exons ATGGATGACGAAATGACAACTTTGGAGGAGATCGGAATGGGGCTGCGAGTGAATATTTCCCCGACGCAGACGACATTCTACGTTATGCTGGTCCTTTTCGGGATCTTGGGAAACGGCATGGTGGTCGGCGTGGTCGGAGAAAGCGTCATCCGCGACAGTGGTAGCGGGAAGGGCTCCGATATCATTCTGGTGAACATGGCACTGTCAAATCTGCTGGTGTCACTGATGAGGAACTCGCTCCTGGTGCTGTCTGACTTAGGATTGGAG ttatACTCATCCAAAGAATGGTGCCAGTTATTGATGTGCACCTGGGTATGGCTTCGGTCCGTCAACGTGTGGTCGACTTTTTTCCTCAGCGCTTTccacctgcagacgctgcggcgcGTCGCCCCTTCCGGAGGACATTCGTACGGCCCCCGGGGGCCATCCAAGCCCCTATTGCTGGGTTTGGGTTCTATCTGGGCCATCAACCTCCTGTACTCAATCCCTGCTTTTATGTACTCCACTAGTGGTGACAGGAATAGCACTGAG ACGTTGATGTTGATCAGCAGTACGacgcgccccctgctgggctgtgtgtggaacTTCCCCTCACCGTACGGTGGCTTGGCTTACGCCACCATTTCCATGGTGATCCACGAGACCTTGCCCATCATCCTCATGTCCATCACTAACCTGGGCTCCCTGTACACGCTCTACGCTCATGGACGGAAGCGCGGCGCCACCCACGTGACACAGAACGCCCCCGTGATTCGCAGGGTCCCAGCCGAGAGGCGAGCTGCCAAG GTGATTCTGGCTCTAATCATGTTGTTCATTGTATCCTGGGGGACCAGCATCATCTCCGTTAACTACTTCAATTATAACCGTGGATCCTCCGCAGAGTTTCTCCTGGTCGTGGCACGCTTCGCCAACACGGCCTTCATTGCCCTGTCTCCCATGGTGCTGGCGATTGGCCACCGTCGCCTCAGGGCTTTCATCAGGTCTGTCATAGTTCACTGA
- the LOC135237090 gene encoding cyclin-L2-like isoform X2, which translates to MEKWHTGSNRSYDVYPFPGCMLPTAEVIIIMAPGELRIPTEAEDGILIGDKRYSGVALTLDNCLLSPERLERSPSAEQGLPLDTEEQLRTQGCELIQAAGILLRMPQVAMATGQILFQRFFYCKSFIRHCVETVAMACVHLASKIEEEPRRIRDVLNVFHRLKHNKGSRTVAPLPLDANYIRMKSQVISAERRVLKELGFCVHVKHPHKIIVMYLQVLECEKNAKLVQMAWNYMNDSLRTDVFLRFSAETVACACIYLSARSLQIPLPDQPPWFWLFGATEEELREVCHRILRLYTLPQVPLPKLQQLVAECRHVLDAARVKPGLGGALLSINGTPTLDGPTSFSPTSKPASPAAAQVTRTSPLSQVALKKACRKLSNGDGGRSDEEELTDARTQRSRSVSSPARSLSPTHRRKQPPVGREREREKERERERRRERERDRERERDRGRKEKYAAHRRF; encoded by the exons ATGGAAAAGTGGCACACAGGAAGTAATCGCAGTTACGACGTCTATCCGTTTCCTGGCTGCATGCTGCCGACAGCagaagttattattattatggctcCCGGAGAATTAAGGATCCCTACCGAAGCGGAGGATGGTATTCTGATTGGGGATAAGCGTTACTCTGGTGTGGCTTTAACACTGGATAACTGTCTTCTGTCCCCGGAGCGGCTGGAACGAAGTCCCTCGGCAGAGCAGGGACTTCCGCTAGATACGGAGGAGCAGCTCAGGACTCAGGGCTGCGAGTTGATACAGGCCGCGGGGATACTGTTGAGAATGCCGCAG gttgccatggcaactggGCAGATTCTGTTCCAGAGGTTCTTTTATTGCAAGTCCTTCATCAGACATTGTGTGGAG ACCGTGGCCATGGCCTGCGTCCATCTGGCCTCCAAGATTGAGGAGGAGCCGCGGAGGATCCGGGACGTCCTCAACGTCTTCCACCGCCTGAAACACAACAAGGGGAGCAG GACGGTCGCGCCCCTCCCGCTGGATGCTAACTACATCAGAATGAAGAGTCAGGTGATCAGCGCCGAGAGAAGGGTCCTGAAGGAGCTGGGCTTCTGTGTGCACGTCAAACACCCGCACAAG ATCATTGTGATGTACCTGCAAGTGCTGGAGTGTGAGAAGAACGCTAAGCTGGTGCAGATGGCATG gaATTACATGAATGACAGCCTCCGAACTGATGTGTTCCTGAGGTTCAGCGCAGAGACCGTGGCCTGTGCCTGCATCTACCTGTCTGCCCGCTCCCTCCAG atcCCGCTGCCTGATCAGCCCCCCTGGTTCTGGCTGTTCGGGGCCACCgaggaggagctgagggaggTGTGCCACCGCATCCTCAGGCTCTACACCCTGCCCCAGGTGCCCCTGCCcaaactgcagcagctggtggCCGAGTGCCGGCACGTCCTGGACGCCGCCCGCGTGAAGCCCGGACTGGGAGGGGCGCTTCTGTCCATCAACGGCACCCCCACGCTGGACGGCCCCACTAGCTTCTCCCCCACGTCTAAGCCTG CGTCTCCGGCAGCCGCCCAGGTGACCCGCACGTCCCCCCTGTCTCAGGTGGCCCTGAAAAAAGCCTGCAGGAAGCTGAGCAACGGGGACGG CGGCCGCAGTGACGAGGAAGAGCTGACCGATGCCCGCACACA gcgcAGTCGCAGCGTCTCCTCTCccgctcgctccctctctcccacccatCGCAGGAAGCAGCCTCCCGTGGgccgggagagagagcgggaaaaagagagggaaagggaacgacggcgggagagggagcgagacagagagcgagagcgggacagagggaggaaagagaaatATGCAGCACATAGGAGATTttaa
- the LOC135237090 gene encoding cyclin-L2-like isoform X1, producing the protein MEKWHTGSNRSYDVYPFPGCMLPTAEVIIIMAPGELRIPTEAEDGILIGDKRYSGVALTLDNCLLSPERLERSPSAEQGLPLDTEEQLRTQGCELIQAAGILLRMPQVAMATGQILFQRFFYCKSFIRHCVETVAMACVHLASKIEEEPRRIRDVLNVFHRLKHNKGSRTVAPLPLDANYIRMKSQVISAERRVLKELGFCVHVKHPHKIIVMYLQVLECEKNAKLVQMAWNYMNDSLRTDVFLRFSAETVACACIYLSARSLQIPLPDQPPWFWLFGATEEELREVCHRILRLYTLPQVPLPKLQQLVAECRHVLDAARVKPGLGGALLSINGTPTLDGPTSFSPTSKPASPAAAQVTRTSPLSQVALKKACRKLSNGDG; encoded by the exons ATGGAAAAGTGGCACACAGGAAGTAATCGCAGTTACGACGTCTATCCGTTTCCTGGCTGCATGCTGCCGACAGCagaagttattattattatggctcCCGGAGAATTAAGGATCCCTACCGAAGCGGAGGATGGTATTCTGATTGGGGATAAGCGTTACTCTGGTGTGGCTTTAACACTGGATAACTGTCTTCTGTCCCCGGAGCGGCTGGAACGAAGTCCCTCGGCAGAGCAGGGACTTCCGCTAGATACGGAGGAGCAGCTCAGGACTCAGGGCTGCGAGTTGATACAGGCCGCGGGGATACTGTTGAGAATGCCGCAG gttgccatggcaactggGCAGATTCTGTTCCAGAGGTTCTTTTATTGCAAGTCCTTCATCAGACATTGTGTGGAG ACCGTGGCCATGGCCTGCGTCCATCTGGCCTCCAAGATTGAGGAGGAGCCGCGGAGGATCCGGGACGTCCTCAACGTCTTCCACCGCCTGAAACACAACAAGGGGAGCAG GACGGTCGCGCCCCTCCCGCTGGATGCTAACTACATCAGAATGAAGAGTCAGGTGATCAGCGCCGAGAGAAGGGTCCTGAAGGAGCTGGGCTTCTGTGTGCACGTCAAACACCCGCACAAG ATCATTGTGATGTACCTGCAAGTGCTGGAGTGTGAGAAGAACGCTAAGCTGGTGCAGATGGCATG gaATTACATGAATGACAGCCTCCGAACTGATGTGTTCCTGAGGTTCAGCGCAGAGACCGTGGCCTGTGCCTGCATCTACCTGTCTGCCCGCTCCCTCCAG atcCCGCTGCCTGATCAGCCCCCCTGGTTCTGGCTGTTCGGGGCCACCgaggaggagctgagggaggTGTGCCACCGCATCCTCAGGCTCTACACCCTGCCCCAGGTGCCCCTGCCcaaactgcagcagctggtggCCGAGTGCCGGCACGTCCTGGACGCCGCCCGCGTGAAGCCCGGACTGGGAGGGGCGCTTCTGTCCATCAACGGCACCCCCACGCTGGACGGCCCCACTAGCTTCTCCCCCACGTCTAAGCCTG CGTCTCCGGCAGCCGCCCAGGTGACCCGCACGTCCCCCCTGTCTCAGGTGGCCCTGAAAAAAGCCTGCAGGAAGCTGAGCAACGGGGACGGGTAA
- the LOC135237088 gene encoding von Willebrand factor A domain-containing protein 1-like isoform X2: protein MIQFLSQLLQPFSLGPDQVRVALLQVGTEPHLEFGFEAHSTHHSLQGALSRIVPLQGDTNTEAALRLAREKVLVPGGVGGARAGIPRVLVWLTDGVQPGAVEGPMVQLKQEGVAILAVSTGYGDYQVLQKVVTEPAKAHLYFVDIDHVSIITKDLRDAIIELIRAERLQVRDVTSSSAVLQWRPVLSGGTGYYNIVFGPLGTEGGGEGGPGTSTSTGSGPFRRVSRPGDSTWAELTDLREDTWYRATLEPQSNLDFLKPLSVNFTTLPEVLSPTTVTVTESNTSSLKVSWGPLQPNSVLRYEVEYGALPRGEVRVVIAGPDQSSAILTQLQPNTEYLVTVSALHSTGRQRAMSVRVCTQEELPALQDLELTTVGSDSVQVSWRGSVEGVQGYWVTWEGGSGFSGQTSSLYLPPNSLSTLLTHLPPATRICVSPVYRTARGEGLCCTAQSYSEAGTWGHGPYSSA from the exons ATGATTCAGTTTCTGTCACAACTGCTGCAGCCCTTTTCTCTGGGGCCCGACCAGGTGAGGGTGGCGCTGCTGCAGGTGGGGACTGAGCCGCACCTGGAGTTCGGGTTTGAGGCCCACAGCACCCACcacagcctgcagggggcgctctcgAGGATTGTGCCGCTCCAGGGCGACACCAACACGGAGGCAGCCCTGAGACTGGCCCGGGAAAAGGTGCTGGTGccgggtggggtgggtggggccagggcGGGGATCCCCAGGGTGCTGGTTTGGTTGACTGACGGAGTACAGCCTGGTGCTGTGGAGGGGCCCATGGTCCAGCTGAAACAGGAGGGCGTGGCCATTTTAGCAGTCTCCACGGGATACGGGGACTATCAGGTGCTTCAGAAGGTGGTAACCGAGCCTGCCAAGGCTCACCTGTACTTTGTGGACATTGACCATGTGAGCATCATCACCAAGGACCTGCGGGACGCCATCATCG AGCTGATCCGGGCGGAGCGGCTGCAGGTTCGAGACGTGACCTCCAGCAGCGCGGTGCTGCAGTGGCGTCCCGTCTTGAGCGGGGGCACGGGCTACTACAACATCGTGTTCGGGCCGCTGGGGACggaggggggcggagaggggggtcccggcaccagcaccagcaccggCAGCGGCCCGTTCCGCCGGGTGAGCCGCCCGGGCGACTCCACCTGGGCCGAGCTGACGGACCTCCGGGAGGACACCTGGTACCGCGCCACGCTGGAGCCCCAGTCCAACCTGGACTTTCTGAAGCCCCTGTCCGTCAACTTCACCACTCTGCCTG AGGTACTGAGTCCCACCACGGTCACGGTCACGGAGTCGAACACGAGCAGCTTGAAAGTGAGCTGGGGACCCCTGCAGCCGAACTCGGTGCTGAGGTACGAGGTCGAGTATGGCGCCCTCCCGAGGGGGGAGGTCCGCGTTGTCATCGCGGGCCCAGACCAGAGCTCGGCCATCCTCACCCAGCTGCAGCCCAACACTGAGTACCTGGTCACGGTCAGTGCACTGCACTCCACTGGCAGGCAGAGGGCGATGTCTGTCAGAGTGTGCACTCAAGAGG AGCTTCCCGCCTTACAAGATCTGGAGCTGACGACAGTGGGAAGTGACTCAGTCCAAGTCAGTTGGAGAGGTAGTGTGGAGGGGGTACAGGGGTACTGGGTGACTTGGGAAGGGGGCAGTGGCTTCTCTGGCCAAACCTCCTCTCTCTACCTGCCTCCAAACTCCCTCTCCACACTGCTAACCCACCTGCCCCCCGCCACTCGCAtctgtgtctcacctgtgtacAGGACAGCCCGTGGAGAGGGACTGTGCTGCACTGCACAGAGTTACTCAG AAGCAGGAACCTGGGGCCACGGGCCATACAGTTCTGCCTGA
- the LOC135237088 gene encoding von Willebrand factor A domain-containing protein 1-like isoform X1, producing the protein MLLMEGWITLIVVLGGVILRPTSTQNAIPETVLNCCEGDILFLLDSSGSVSSYEHYHMIQFLSQLLQPFSLGPDQVRVALLQVGTEPHLEFGFEAHSTHHSLQGALSRIVPLQGDTNTEAALRLAREKVLVPGGVGGARAGIPRVLVWLTDGVQPGAVEGPMVQLKQEGVAILAVSTGYGDYQVLQKVVTEPAKAHLYFVDIDHVSIITKDLRDAIIELIRAERLQVRDVTSSSAVLQWRPVLSGGTGYYNIVFGPLGTEGGGEGGPGTSTSTGSGPFRRVSRPGDSTWAELTDLREDTWYRATLEPQSNLDFLKPLSVNFTTLPEVLSPTTVTVTESNTSSLKVSWGPLQPNSVLRYEVEYGALPRGEVRVVIAGPDQSSAILTQLQPNTEYLVTVSALHSTGRQRAMSVRVCTQEELPALQDLELTTVGSDSVQVSWRGSVEGVQGYWVTWEGGSGFSGQTSSLYLPPNSLSTLLTHLPPATRICVSPVYRTARGEGLCCTAQSYSEAGTWGHGPYSSA; encoded by the exons TGCTGAACTGCTGTGAGGGGGATATTCTGTTCCTCCTGGATTCATCGGGCAGCGTCTCGTCCTACGAGCACTACCACATGATTCAGTTTCTGTCACAACTGCTGCAGCCCTTTTCTCTGGGGCCCGACCAGGTGAGGGTGGCGCTGCTGCAGGTGGGGACTGAGCCGCACCTGGAGTTCGGGTTTGAGGCCCACAGCACCCACcacagcctgcagggggcgctctcgAGGATTGTGCCGCTCCAGGGCGACACCAACACGGAGGCAGCCCTGAGACTGGCCCGGGAAAAGGTGCTGGTGccgggtggggtgggtggggccagggcGGGGATCCCCAGGGTGCTGGTTTGGTTGACTGACGGAGTACAGCCTGGTGCTGTGGAGGGGCCCATGGTCCAGCTGAAACAGGAGGGCGTGGCCATTTTAGCAGTCTCCACGGGATACGGGGACTATCAGGTGCTTCAGAAGGTGGTAACCGAGCCTGCCAAGGCTCACCTGTACTTTGTGGACATTGACCATGTGAGCATCATCACCAAGGACCTGCGGGACGCCATCATCG AGCTGATCCGGGCGGAGCGGCTGCAGGTTCGAGACGTGACCTCCAGCAGCGCGGTGCTGCAGTGGCGTCCCGTCTTGAGCGGGGGCACGGGCTACTACAACATCGTGTTCGGGCCGCTGGGGACggaggggggcggagaggggggtcccggcaccagcaccagcaccggCAGCGGCCCGTTCCGCCGGGTGAGCCGCCCGGGCGACTCCACCTGGGCCGAGCTGACGGACCTCCGGGAGGACACCTGGTACCGCGCCACGCTGGAGCCCCAGTCCAACCTGGACTTTCTGAAGCCCCTGTCCGTCAACTTCACCACTCTGCCTG AGGTACTGAGTCCCACCACGGTCACGGTCACGGAGTCGAACACGAGCAGCTTGAAAGTGAGCTGGGGACCCCTGCAGCCGAACTCGGTGCTGAGGTACGAGGTCGAGTATGGCGCCCTCCCGAGGGGGGAGGTCCGCGTTGTCATCGCGGGCCCAGACCAGAGCTCGGCCATCCTCACCCAGCTGCAGCCCAACACTGAGTACCTGGTCACGGTCAGTGCACTGCACTCCACTGGCAGGCAGAGGGCGATGTCTGTCAGAGTGTGCACTCAAGAGG AGCTTCCCGCCTTACAAGATCTGGAGCTGACGACAGTGGGAAGTGACTCAGTCCAAGTCAGTTGGAGAGGTAGTGTGGAGGGGGTACAGGGGTACTGGGTGACTTGGGAAGGGGGCAGTGGCTTCTCTGGCCAAACCTCCTCTCTCTACCTGCCTCCAAACTCCCTCTCCACACTGCTAACCCACCTGCCCCCCGCCACTCGCAtctgtgtctcacctgtgtacAGGACAGCCCGTGGAGAGGGACTGTGCTGCACTGCACAGAGTTACTCAG AAGCAGGAACCTGGGGCCACGGGCCATACAGTTCTGCCTGA